CGCTCGACCGGCTATCTTGTAAATTCGataagtgtgcgtgtgtgtgtgtgtgcgataccgggcgtctccattagtCGCTCGCTTGAAtgaccgggcgcctccatcgacgGTCGCATCAGCAAGGTGACGCAATCGGGTGAACAAAGGGAAATCGTTCAGCTGTCAGTTTTCAGCTCGAGGGGCCTGTGGGATAATAAGAAGCGAGCGATTTACGACATGACAACTTTACAGATAAGCGCCCAGTAAAGGTAAGACGAACGATAATTCGAATTGTTTCACCTGCTTGCGGAAGCAGAGCACGAGCGAAAAAAGAATGCAAGAAAACATTTTGCTTGCAATAGTCATTTAAAATTGGCTCGCAGCAGTACAGTCTTATCGAAATTTGTTGGGAATGGCTGGCGGAGACACGGCAGGGTAATGGAAAGCATTAGGAAACAAAAGATTCGTCCTTCTAGCAGGATGATTTAAGCCGAAAGCTTTGCCCGAAGCGAGGCCAAGGTGTatttatgaatttaattatCGGCCCCGATGGACTAGCAATGATGTTGGCAGCATCTTACGCACCGTCCCAACGCTTTCGAGGATATCCAGCTTCGCATTTTGCTGCCCTGTGACTTTTCTTGTGCTCAGGGGAGAACGAGAGGGCGTTGACTAATGAGTGTTAAATTTACAGTCCATTTTATCGAACCCATCCAGGGACGGCTCGGGATATAATTTGTGTCGTTTTTCGTTCATTGTaaggattttttctttctaaatACAAATCTACTATTCAAAAAAGCTCCCAGACAGTTTGAAATGTGCTGTAGGCGGGACGTGTTGGTGtgattgaattaaattgtgtCGAATAGAGTATTTAATGTGTTTATCGGGCGAAAGCTGAATTATGATCGTGATAAGTACGGTAGAAATCACaatacgacaaaaaaaaacgcgggTGAGATAAGATTACAAATAGATCGTTCAACCAGTGTGGCTGTGTCGTTCGACAAGTGCTATTTTCTTCGCCTTTTCCTTGGAGAATTATGGCACGAAAGTCGCACGAATGAACAGCTAAATAacacaaatataaaaacatgtgCTCTCTTGGGGATGTGTCTGGAAGGTCTTTGTCCTTTCGTTTGTCCTATTTTTGAGGACcaaattgtaaaaatgtttctaCCCGTCGCTTTTTAGACCACTCTAATGCTTACGGCGAGCCTGTCCTTTATCATCGCTTCCGTGTTTGGCAGGTGGAGATCTCAAATCATATTTCCATCATAATCGAATTAATTACCGTTGTGCCAAATGGGAAATGCGAGATTTCCGCTTTCCGCGCAATTCCTATGGGAAAGCGTTGAAAAACGGAGCGAAATGTGCGAGATTTGAAACAGCGAACGGGAATCGAAATTTtatgcaattaatttaatgtgtAAAGGACattggaggtgttttttttttgttttcgccccATGTTATCCCCGTGTCCACCGGGTTGCTTAAGAGCAAAGAAGTGCTTCGCTTAATTCGATTACAAGCCGTCGATAGTGGACTGAAGCCGAGCGGCACACTACGGTCAACGGTCCGCATCTCGGGAAAAGTGTGATTTTACATTATGTTATCCCGCGCAAAGCTCTCTCCGTTCACCTTATGTATGTGTGACATATGTATGTGACGAAAGTGCTCGCATGAATGTGAACTACGTTAACACAATGTTCAGATTACCAGCTACCGCTAAATACACCGGTTTGGGAGCGCACAGACGGTCGCCCGTCCTGTGAAATCCGACCACCTGTCGGTGGAAACTCGCCAGGGTTCCGCGCGTGCACAAGCTGGAAAATGGCGTGCGAACCGTCCGTTAAAACGCTTAAGGTATTAAGGAATTAATTATCTCTCTCGCCCGAGCTTTCGTTCGGCTATCACGTTACGAGTGTGATTGCATGATTGCGAAAGAATCCTTTTCGATCTACATCGACCGAGTACCTCACCGTACCGGTCTAGCCGGGTAAGGGCTGGTTGGTCCGTAGCAGAACGAACGTGAAACTGGGCATGGGaatcaattttaacaaatactCACTGCCAGCGAACGGTGGCtacgatcgatttcggtagCGAAATGGCACGTGTTGCAGTGGGACAGGATAATCAGCAGAATTCGGTGTGGATATCCGGCGAGTTCCCTTTGACATATCGGCTTGCTGGGTACACAAACGGTATTCAATCACGATCGGTTCAACTTTGAAACGATGACGGTGAGCACGCAATGTGTACCGTTCGGTAGGAGTTTATGGCgaaaatttccaatcaaacTGTTTATTCGGAAAGATTGTATTGAATTGACAGTGCAAAGCGAGAGCACCTGTAGGCCATTGAAAGAATGGTACGAATTTATTGCCATCTGTTTACAGCGTGAGAAGACACCCAGACCAGCGGGATGCAGATGATTGCTGTTTGAAGTACTGACAATTGCGTGTCATTGgggaatttattatttttgacaTGGCAAAGTACGATGTTGGGCCAGTTAAATGTACACATAAATTCAAAGTGCTTGCTGTACTATTCACCTTGGCCAATTTATTGCTTATAAATCCAGCGTTAAGCTAGACGCTTGGTCAATTGAAAATGTCTGAAAGCTTTATTGAATTCGGTTccgagtttttttctttacggtATGACGCCCGCTGACGAAATCACTGCACTATGGCATTCCAAACTACTACGGggtattaaatttattctcCATCCGTCAGGATAAGTTCACCAACCGACGGGGAGGAAAGTTTGCTAATCTATCGTTCGGAAAAGGGCGCACAGGGATGGTGCTGAGCACGGGCAAGATCCTAACGCTAACGGTATTCAATTACATCGGAATGTAATTAAAAGTTGTGCTCGTTCACGGTGTATATTCCTttgaaggtgtgtgtgtgtgtgtgaaagactCGCGAGTTGTGCGAATCGTCAGTAGGCGTCTGTCAGCGACACTTTCATTGATCGGAACGTACCAGCATGAGCGCTGGGAGTGTTCCTTATGTTGCAAcagtgttttcatttgcatttacaTTTCATCCTTCGCTCGGGCCGCAACCGGTAAGTTAGGTTCAAACTTACCAAAGTCACATTGGAAACTTGAACTAAGTATCTTAAGGGTGTAGTCTAGGGGGGTTTGAACTTGTTCTACGTTTTCGGTGACTTTATCGGCATCCGGTCGGCAACAGGTTCCAGACGAGCGTGGAACGCCACTTTGTTGAGCACGGGAAAAGATGTAATGTAAAGCCAGAAAAGTGCATCATCTGTTTCATTACCAGCGTCGAAAGTGTAGAGATGACGTCGTGTGCTAAATGAGCGAGATCTAAGTCGgtaatttcttcatttaattGCAGGGCTTGCCAGCGCTCAACGACAAGACCAAGAGGATCCGTGCAAAACGAAATCAAAGGTTGTCGGTGATGTGACGTACTGTGATCGGTACTGGGAGTGTATCAACAGTCAGCCGGAACTGTACGACTGTCCGAATGGGCTCGTGTTCGCCGGCAAGCACCGTGGCGTCACTGAGGGTTGTGACTATCCGTGGCGATCAAACTACTGCGACGGGAAGCAGCTGGCAAGTAAGTATGCTTGTTGATGGTAACGTTCTTATATTGAAGTTTAGGTGTCCATCTCGAACTGATGCCTAAAGAAATAGGAACAAAAGTAGTGTTAAAAGTAGGTTATAGACTAAACTAACCTAAGCTCTTGTTATGAGCGTTGACAGAGAAGGAAGATAACTTCAACGATTCCAAGCCCATATATTTTAACCGTACTAAGTATGAAGGATAATGATACTGAATTATATGAGGCGCCAGAAAGCAATCCTGATGGAGCACTTATGTACCTACTAGTGTCTTGTGGTTCAGCCTAAAGCAGCAGGAGTCAACACAACACAGACATATTCGACTATGCAGCTAAAATCACTTCCAGACTTACAGGATCATAATAAGACCCTTGCGAATGAGGTTttttgaacagtttttttttaaacatctaGTGGGCAGACACAGAGATTTTTCAATAGAGGGTTACATTCAAGCCGTGGATGACGTGAACATGACAAGGATAAGGAATCAAAAATAACGTACGTGAAAACGTTTGAACTCGCACAGCATATCCACTGCACTATTTGATCGACTAAAAACACGTGTAATTTGGTTTGATTGCAATAATGTCATTCAATCCTCGAAACACCCCTACACCAATCCACAAACCAGCTAAGCATAGCATTTAAATATGCATTTCCTAACCATTGTACTACGTCAACCAGCTGCCAAACTCGTTTGCTAGCGCACGTAAGCGCATATCAGAGAAAGTGGTTACGAACAACTGCGAAACAAACGTTTCTTTGAAGTAGCAAACGCTGCGCGGGTATGGATATGGATCGCACAGTGCCccaaaaacatcaaacccaACTAAGTAGAAccaaaaataaaggaaagaaagcaaaagaaaacaaacaaacaaacacattcatACACAGCACAGACTCTCGCACACAACGACAGAAAACTTTGTTTCAGAAATTTTCCGGTGCATTTTCCGGAAATTAACCCAATTCACCGACATTATGCAGCTCGCAAACGGTAACATGAAACCCGTTTGCCAGCCGAATTAGCAACTCCATCAAAGGGTTATACAAGTGCCTTCCTTCCATAGCAGCACACGCTCATTTATTGGTGCACCCAGCAGAGTGGTGCGGATGCCCTAAGCGCATCGAAACAAGGTCTTCCAAGGTGAGACGATGTGGGATCCAAACTTAATCGAGCTCGTTTTTTGTGTGATAGTCTTTGTTCGATTGCGCGCGCTTCTTTTCGTAGGGCAGGAACTGAGCGAACCTCCACACCAGGGTTTGGTGCTGCATGGACTGCAGGTTTGCGATGTGCAACAAAATTGCTGAAAATTGAGTGCACTCGAACGTGCTGTAGTGTTTGGTCGGTAGTACGACTCGCTACCGGCGGTGCCCAGTACAGAGGGAACGGAAACGATTTCAATGGGAAATCGACGAGTAAAACATCACAGTGCTACCGGGGTGGCGAGGGCTTATGGGCCAACGACGAGTACAATGCACGAGTGTCGCTTAGTTTTAAGCAGGGAGCAGGTAATGACCGGTGCAAAGTTTGTCCTTCTGGTGTTGTGTTGCGATGTTGCAAAACCCTACGTCCGTTTCGTCGTATGGTTCGACTGAGGTGGTTGCTTCTGGTCGGGCGATAATTTTAATCCCACCCATACCCACCTACAGTACGTACCCGGTAAATCGGTATCCTCTTCCCGGTACTCCCATTTTCAGACGGTCCGATCTCGACGGAGCACTGTGATTGGTTGTACGGCATCTTCGGTCACGAGACGTCGTGTACGCGATACTGGACCTGCTGGAATGGTACCGCTACCGAGCAGCTCTGCATCGGTGGTCTGCTGTACAACGAAAACGCTCACAGCTGCGATTGGCCCGAAAACGTTGATGGATGTCAGAAGCACCGTAAGTAAAAATAGTAGCATTCGTTTCTATAGCCTTAGAGTGGAAATGGAGCTGTAAAGAGCTTCATCTTATCTGTGTTTGATTATAATTGAAATGAACTAACCATTTCGCTTAAAAAACAACGAGTAGGAAgttgtataaatatttttatatttcattgttaataGACGTATCAGTATTCGAATTGGAACGAGctgtttaaaattcaaacctTGAAGAAATACAAGATAAGAGTTTCAGTTATTCATTTTATACACTTTCTCAGCACTTTGCAACGATGATGCGAACGGTAATGTCCCGCTAGGAAAGTCTTGCAATCGGTACTGGCAATGTCAGGGTGGCTACCCACGGCTTCAACGTTGTCCTGCCATGCTCGTGTTCGATCGACGTAGTCTGCGCTGTGTCGTGCCACCTACTGAGGACTGTGATGTACCAACCACGCCGCTACCGTTGGAGTACGAACcagagcaacagcagcaacagcagcatggCAAGGTATGTCTGGTGAAATGAAACGCAAATTATAACCGTTAATTGCTGAAAATTGAAAGTTTTACTGCGCAAAAATGGTTAACTGTGTAGATAATGTTATTTAATCACTCTCTCTGCTTCTCAACAACTCTTTCTTGGAGAAATACTTATAGTCGATGCGTAGAACAGATCTCAGTGTATACTAAACAAAGACATAAGTTGTTTCAGTTGTTAAATTTTGTCTTCTCAACAAGGTGCCATCATCGTGAAAGCTCTCTCTATACATTATGCGATCGTACATAAAAAATTCACAACATTTCTACACATTAATCTGCGTTATAACACGCACTATTACCAATTTGCCACCATTACAAATCCATATCTAATGCCAATGCCCGCTGTTTCttgctttctctttttcaaccttctctctgtctctttcgttctctttttttttctttctctctctctctatttctggTTGTTTCACAACTCGCCTGATTCTTTTTCAGGGAAATCCAAACGCTATTCACCAATCGTCCGGCATCGGTGGACTGCAGGGTGGCAAATTGCAATCGGGAGGACGAAACAAGAACTAAACAATCACTGTcagccacacatacacacacacacggtagaTACGCCAGCACGAAAAGTGCAGTCCAAGCGGACGAACGATGAACTTCACTGACCACCCCCGGGGGGCACCGATAGCAGTTACGGTCGTGTGAGGACGAGTGTAggtgtgtaggtgtgtatgtgtagtgGCTGATATTCTCCACCCCAAACTTCACCACCAGCATCCTATCAGTTTTCGTCCCCCCCACTGTTGGATTTTACCCATTGCCCCAGTCACACACTCCCAAGCCGCATCACCAAACTATTGGACGTAGAGTAGAATATACACGTTCAGCTGCCCGGCACAGAAATGAACCGGAATAAGGTGAAAATTGAACATCCAATGGGTGGTGTCTTGTTGCTCCGGAACAAGCACCTTAGCAGTGCCGACATTGTATTTCGTTACCGGCGGACGAACCTTCTGTGTGCGGAATGTGAAACCGGGAAAGCACCCTGTCAATGACAGCCACGGTGCCACGATGGACCAAGGTGGCGGCGAAGTAAATGAGCTAACAACTTACTTAATCAAATACGTCATCTCGTTCTCATCGTCATCGGTGCCGAATGGGTTTCGAAGCGAATTTTAATTCATTCGGCGATTCATTCCGCATACTTTGTCCGCGGAACTCGTCCATTCCCCCATTTTGCTGACATTGTTTCATCGCAGAATCCATCTGTACCATTCCGCACCATCGTGTCTATAATCGTATCCCTACCATTGTCTCACTATTTAAGAATGTGTAACGTACGTTAAGCCGAAGGAAGAGGGCGTAAAATAAAGCGTAAATAAAAGTATAGCTGTAAACACGAGTTCTGTTGgatggttgtatttttttttttgtcgttttagTCTCTGGATCGGAAATAAAGGATGTCAGTATGAGGTTTATTTTAATCATACTTAGCGGAAGCTGTCGGAAGAAACTTCCCGCGAAGGCGTAAGTAAAAAGTTTTAAAGCCATAAATATCACTACCGTAGCATCTGCGTGCTGCTGATGCATCCGCATCTAATTGCACCGGAAGGCGCATCCGTGACAAGTACGAACGATTTAATATCTTCTCTAATATGACAGTTTTATGGCGGTGACTTACCGGACGAAATGGCAAAAGCGGTGAAAACGcaatgggtgtgtttgtgttagtgtgttctgttttgtttgtgttctgcTCCGTGGACGTGTCGGCGAGCAGTTCGTCTTCGTTTGTGGTACACGAGGAAAGCGTTATTTTCttgtgttgattttgttttacgttcttCAGCACTGCCCATTTGTGCCCGGTGTCGAGTTGATGGCGGAAGCTAAAATGGAGAGGGAAGTGAATTGCCCTATTGCGGGAATGGTGAAACAATAGATGAAAATTGGCTGTGTGTGGTAGCAGTTGCAGTTGGGCGACATGCTTTCgattcgtattttttttgtctttttatgGCCCACAACGGAACGGGAAGAACTTAAGGCCTATACTTGAATCTTTGTCAGTCTCAAGAAATGCCACAATACAGCAGGAATTGCAATGAATTGCACTTCCGAGGTGAGAGAGAGACTTCCCGATACGCattgtgaaaagaaattatgTCTGGTTGTTAATTGCAGTGTTGAAAGTATGGCAATAATCATTTAAACAGTCCAGCTCAAATATTGTGAGTTATAGCTAATAGGTTCAATGCAATCAATATCAGGGTAACTCGTAGTAATCCTGGACTTTTTCAGTTGTGTTTAGTCCGCTTTCATAATTGAAGACCAGACCTGTTAATTCTTGGGGCTTAAGAATGGCTCAAGTAAGAAGGCTAAAATTCTAAGATTGCATCTATCAAATAATGGGTCCATCGTATTTGTATAATTTCATGAATAAGAACTTGAAGCGAGTGATTATTAAAATGCTGTTAATAATTCTAGAATATCAGAAGAATAATTAGACTTTGTCTAGCAGCTTTATAAAATGCTTTACATTGATGTTTACTGATTTTGAGAGTTTCACATGCTGCCATACTTTTTGTATTCCATTGCCTGCTAATTTGAATGGAAAGCTAGCTCTATTCGAGCAAACATctaaaagcatacaaaaaaagcagGTTGAAGATATCATACTCTTTACCTCTTTACCTCTACCTTTAAGATACCTCTTTGTAAGCTTGTAAGCTTTGTACAAGGCCATGTGATCAAGCttttaacaacttttttttatattttataagtCCAATAATAAGTTTAAATTATGGCTCATGTTTACTGCCTTCATCATTGCATCCATTTCATATTTGTTGTGTTATTGGTAATTTAGAAGTTTGTGATACTGTTTTGCAGTAGATTCAGCCACTGCTAAGGCTGATTAAATTCAACACTGTCATTCTCATTTTTCATCCCGCAAATTCACACTTTCGGCGGTTGAATTAACGTGTTTGAAGTCCGTCACGCaatagaaacaagaaaaaagagagaaaaaatgacCTACTTCCGTCATATTTCAAGcgaggaaaataaattgtgaCAAATGTAACGCAACGTCAGTCACATCGATCATGGCGTGAAATTGTGCTCGCCTATTTTCCACCGCAACTTTCGGAACAtcctccaaacaaaacaaaatgaaatgctcctacaaactcacacacatacaggaaATGTTCTGGACACGAAGTGAAATTAAAGTCAAACTTTTGGTGTTGATGCGAATGAAAAAGGCCGTATCCATCGCGATCGGCCCCGGGTCGCCATAACACACCACGCCTTGTTGCAGAAGTGTTTTTCACTGTTCCGCGCATTTATGCCGAGGCGTTTCCTTGCGCGACCATGCGGGTTCGGTGTGGCTTTATCGTTAATTTTGGACACATCAACATGAGTTTAATGGCAGCTTCGCAAATTGAAGCTAACGCTACGGGACAGCTTCAGCCGGGTGAAAATGTTACTTCATGTTGGGTCGGAGCTCCTTTcccttttcgttcgttttcttttcgggGGTTTTAAATGTCCACAAGCGGCATTATTATATGATGCTACTTGCTCGCTTACCCTATGCCGGTCTTTtccgtgcgtgtgtttgtcgaaagaaagagcgaaagagagaaagagatgaaaaagcaaaaatacatcattttgaaCATGATCCGCCGTAATTTCGGCTTCCAATAGCGTCGGGGCGGTAGCAGTGTGTCCGCCACCCTTACCCTGCCACCAAACACCTCGGAAAGAAATCTTCATCATAAGTTCCCGCCCCGTTCACCGTTCCGCTTTCGCACCATTGCTTCCCCGAGACCGACCACCAGTTTGTGGTTTTTCCATCCCGCAAGGTTTTACCAATTTTCGAAGCATAACCATATCGTCCCATGCTGAGAAACAACGCAGCAGGACACTATCCGTGCAGCCGCTCACAGCAAAGAAACATCATACCCAGCCGCTGCTCCTCTCCCAGTTCCAGCGTTTCCTCATCCGCCATGGTGCGAACATCTGTGGAAAATCTGTGAAATTAATGCCACAAAAATTACCactgaatttaaaattaattaaaaataaaatttattggaAAACTTTCGCGAACCGTTTTGGCAATGGCAATGGATGCTGCGGATGCGAGAGTTTTCTGCCCTGTTGGTATGCTAAGGCGACATGGCATCATCCCAGTGCGGGCCACTCGGTAGGCCAATCGGTTGGGCGCTGTGAAAGCACAATTTCTTGTAAGATCTTTACGGAAGacgtatacacacacacatacccccGACCCCACAGTCTGGCCGCCGTCTTCTATATCCGTGTCGGTTGGTACGGTTTTTGCTTATGTCTTTTCGAGTTTTTTAGTGTCTTGTAGTGCtcgttttcttgctttttcaACCATCACTCCTCGCTTAAGGTAAGCTTCGCGGTCGGTGCAGCAAGTTTTCGGTGCTCGGAGTTACCCCAATTTGCTTGCCTGAGCACATCGCGCATAAAGCTAGCCGGGTGGTATAATGCCGCTTATTAGTTGCCCACGGTTGCGACAGCTAAACAGTCCGTATGGCTGAAGTGGGagaacaaagcgaaacaaaaagaagaattGTCATTTAATTCTATGTTGTTTTCGAGTTTTTGCTTTGTCTCGCTCTCCCACGGTATCATATCTCATTATCAACATCGGGTGGTAAATTGAGGTGGTACTGTACGGGTGACACGACCGGCTGTGGAACCGAGTGTACGAACGACGGAGAGAACTCGATTGTAAAGTTGTGCCTTCGGGTGTAAAACGGATTTGACCAAAGGGAACAATGTgccatgcaaaaaaaaggggtgagAGAAAAATTGAGGAACAAAAATAATCAGCAACAAACACGAAACGGTAGCACATCCAGCAGGGATGGTCACCGGTAGCGGCACGGGGCAGTTGATTGTGCTGGGACACCGATAGTGGAGTGGAGCAGacaaatggaaaagtttggaatgtaaataaaactatcCTTCCGAAAGTGTCGTTGGAGATTGGGTTCCGTTCTGGTGCTGGCCGGCGGCGTAAGGACGAACGATCCCCTCGGAGGATTGTGCCATCGCTTGTTTGCCCGTGTCTTATTATGCCGTATTTCATTCGAAGGTTTGTGGCcgttgtgtttttgtcttCGTTCGCTGTTATTCaccgtcgttttttttttctcgttttgcattgtgtttttattcccaTCTCTATCTTCATCTTTTCGTACCGGAGACAGTAGAGTCGCAAGCTGCTAACCATTGCCGAGTTCGGTTGatatttttcgttgttgttggctgTGTTTCATTAGGGTTGTTTGTAGCTGCTGTAGCTATTTTCTGGCGGTGGTaaggtatttttgtttggttttcattGCAAACTGACCAAGGACGGCATGGTAACTACAGTTCGCAACGAGCGAAGTTAATCTGACTATAAAGAAGGATAGAAAGTAAGAAGCGTTAGTTTGCGTTTTCGTACCAGGGTTTTCTAGCTGgtcaaaaaggtgtaaaaggcaaaataaatgcagcaacaaaaaaatcaacagtcATTACAgttaacaaaaagaaatgtacTGAGCGTATAAATACAAGaagcaaatacaaaaataacaaataaacaaaaataaatacaataaattgaattttaagacgtggttaaaataaaattgttttaaaatttaacaaagtGAACGTACattgaaggaaaatttaaaaagcgTTACGATTCGAAGCAGGTGTTATCGTGAAcgcacaaaaattaaaaaatttaatgatATCAAACATTTAATACACGATGCAGATAGTTCGTTGATAATTCTGCACTAATCTTAGAGCAAAACCTGCCTGCTGCTGTTAAACAACACACCTAATCTTTCCAAATTGTTTTTGGCAAGCATACGAATCCTTACAAagctaaagcaaacaaaaacagcgaATGAACCATTAACATGCTAACGCTTCTTTACACATGCCATGTATGCGGCTATACTAGCCTCTGCTTCCATTCgtgtgggggaaaaaaacaacaaaaaattgaaatatttactgAAATTTTATGATCATTACAATGGAGCCGCTATTACTGTTGTGGAATGGATTTTACGGACCCAACACTAACACAAATGCATAGCCACGCGCTAGCTATATGTATAGTTACTCCGCGGTGCAGTTTCGGGAGTGTAATAATTGAGCCAGGCAGTTACgtggtttttggggtgggaATTTTAAATCCCGAGCGGGGTTGGTTTTCCTCTTCATTTTGTCCAACCATCGGTAGCCTCTGGGacgtgtagtttttttttttcaagtgaAAATTCTTTACCATCGTGTGTGGATGTaagtgtgcgagtgtgtgttgaAACCAGGCCGCAACGTGCATTTTAGTGCCAATATTTATCCAATGTTGTTCCTAGCTGACCTGCTACCACCACCGGCGCTGTGTGTTGCGAGAAGACTGCTGCAAAGATGCCGTTTGCTAAGCCAAGGCTCGCCCGGTTATTACCGTTGTTCGCCGTAATCGTGCACCATTGGTGGCCAACGAaattgggtttgtttgttgctccaTTCCTTCAAACTGCCGTTCCCGAGTCCCGTGCAATTGTCGTTTGCAGCGGGATCTTATAGCTTTATTTTAGGTGTTGTACGTTGTGTTTTCAGAGCCGAGttcacctttcttttttgtctgttCTTGCAGCAATCTGAACCATTCCGTTCCGCGCTATGATTCTACCTATCCCTTCGTATGCTGCTGGTTTTGcatgtttcatttcgttctacttgctgtgcttgtgtgtgtgtgtgtgcggttatTGTTTTTGATTGCAAGGCACGATCTTGCGATTCCCGCTTTCAGCACGAGAGCAATGGAGGCGCATCCGTTGCTTCCAAATGCTTTCCAACACATTGCCACGAGTTGATTGGTttaagcgaataaaaatgtaatactATCCCACAGCTTAAAGAGAAGGTGGCAAATTGGCTGCATGAGAGTGATAGAACCGGAAGCACATAAATTCCCATCCGGGTCTGCACATATCGCTTCCCATGGTTTacatacatgtgtgtgtgtgtgtgtgtacggacAAAGTGATATTATGTTGTTGATGTCATAAATTTTCTCGACCAAACCCGTCGAAGATTCAGCACCAGGAACTAGGCGAGTTGTCCGTAgcgtcaaacaaaaaaaaaacgatgaagcGATGATTGTAGGgtgcgaaaaaagaaaacggataCTTCAAAAATACCCAACATTCTGAGCTTTCTTCACCACAAAACGAACGTTCACGGCGGGGACGATTCGTAAGGATTTTGTGGCGTAAATTTTATTAGTTGCCCAGTGTACCGTGCGGTCCCAGCATGGCCAGTGCATGTGCTGTGGGATATTGGTAGCGCCTGTGAGTGTACCAGCACGGGCAtggttgtcattttttgttgttgtttcctgcTCTTCC
This region of Anopheles marshallii chromosome 2, idAnoMarsDA_429_01, whole genome shotgun sequence genomic DNA includes:
- the LOC128719293 gene encoding protein obstructor-E-like; translated protein: MAWKSHSIILISLLMGLASAQRQDQEDPCKTKSKVVGDVTYCDRYWECINSQPELYDCPNGLVFAGKHRGVTEGCDYPWRSNYCDGKQLANGPISTEHCDWLYGIFGHETSCTRYWTCWNGTATEQLCIGGLLYNENAHSCDWPENVDGCQKHPLCNDDANGNVPLGKSCNRYWQCQGGYPRLQRCPAMLVFDRRSLRCVVPPTEDCDVPTTPLPLEYEPEQQQQQQHGKGNPNAIHQSSGIGGLQGGKLQSGGRNKN